Proteins encoded by one window of Candidatus Aminicenantes bacterium:
- a CDS encoding O-antigen ligase family protein, with the protein MRDALGRLINSSAAPAAEPGYSPEPAAVAAPRPRRIRASFVEYGLLALLILSPLPAASVEDWSILAIELLAALLAAATLFRRPAGLNAKLEAKLRLPGFLAAGLFAFLGLQIAPLPKAVVRLLSPNFYGLRERFDPGFAHSGSLSLSIVPAQTARAALELLAYVLIGWVVLRTVTHRRQIVRFLSVIVALGAAQAFYGLFELYRNNPRVLFFPKVYNLNSATGTFINRNHFSGYLELILPLALTLIIARIDIFSLAGKKWSEKLGQITGRGFALNILALIGVVIMALAIVLSRSRSGVFVLCFSFLLFFLLTAYHFNRNRYRQAWIKTFLKVVFVLILAVSLYVGVEATVGRFSEDNLLQEGRPQYWSSVLRMVGDGPLMGTGWGTFGAVYPSYETVAMEGRLLHAHNDYLEALAELGVVGFVLLLGLVLWPVLDAFRTWSTRRHPGIKGLGMGGFVALAAMLVHSLTDFNLHIPANAVLFAVVLGLTVATAYYRKA; encoded by the coding sequence GTGAGGGATGCCCTAGGCCGCCTGATCAATTCGTCCGCCGCGCCGGCGGCCGAGCCGGGATACAGCCCGGAACCGGCGGCTGTCGCCGCGCCCCGGCCCCGACGGATCCGCGCCTCCTTCGTGGAATACGGCCTTTTGGCCCTGCTCATTCTCAGCCCCCTGCCGGCCGCCTCGGTCGAGGATTGGTCGATCCTGGCCATCGAGCTCCTGGCGGCCCTGTTGGCCGCGGCTACGCTGTTCCGGCGCCCCGCCGGCCTCAACGCCAAGCTGGAGGCGAAGCTCCGCCTGCCGGGCTTTCTGGCTGCCGGCTTGTTCGCTTTCCTGGGCCTGCAGATCGCCCCGCTCCCCAAAGCCGTCGTCCGGCTGCTCTCGCCGAATTTCTACGGCTTGCGGGAGCGCTTCGATCCCGGCTTCGCCCACTCGGGATCGTTGTCGCTTTCGATCGTCCCGGCCCAGACCGCCCGGGCGGCCTTGGAGCTTCTGGCCTATGTCTTGATCGGTTGGGTGGTCCTGCGGACGGTCACCCATCGCCGCCAAATCGTCCGCTTCCTATCGGTCATCGTCGCTCTGGGCGCCGCCCAGGCCTTCTACGGCCTCTTCGAGCTTTACCGGAACAATCCCCGGGTGCTGTTCTTCCCCAAAGTTTACAACCTCAATTCGGCCACCGGGACGTTCATCAACCGGAATCATTTCTCGGGCTATCTCGAGCTCATCCTGCCGCTGGCCCTGACCCTGATCATCGCCCGGATCGACATCTTTTCCCTGGCCGGCAAGAAATGGTCCGAAAAGCTGGGCCAGATCACCGGGCGCGGATTCGCCCTCAACATCCTGGCCCTGATCGGGGTCGTGATCATGGCCCTGGCCATCGTCCTGTCCCGATCCCGTTCGGGTGTTTTCGTCCTCTGTTTCAGCTTTCTCCTGTTCTTTCTCCTGACCGCTTATCATTTCAACCGGAATCGTTACCGCCAAGCCTGGATCAAGACCTTCCTCAAAGTCGTCTTCGTTCTGATCCTTGCCGTCTCCTTGTATGTCGGAGTGGAAGCCACCGTCGGCCGCTTCTCCGAGGACAATCTCTTGCAGGAGGGTCGGCCCCAATACTGGTCCAGCGTCCTGCGGATGGTGGGGGACGGCCCGCTCATGGGAACCGGGTGGGGCACTTTCGGCGCCGTCTACCCGTCCTACGAGACGGTGGCCATGGAGGGACGCCTGCTCCACGCACACAACGATTATCTTGAGGCCCTGGCCGAGCTGGGCGTCGTCGGATTCGTGCTGCTCCTGGGGCTCGTCCTCTGGCCGGTGCTGGACGCGTTCCGGACCTGGTCCACCCGCCGCCACCCCGGGATCAAAGGGCTGGGCATGGGCGGATTCGTGGCCTTGGCGGCCATGCTCGTCCACAGCCTGACCGATTTCAACCTGCACATCCCCGCCAACGCCGTCCTTTTCGCGGTTGTGCTGGGCCTGACCGTCGCCACCGCCTATTATCGGAAGGCCTGA